One Thermosipho atlanticus DSM 15807 DNA window includes the following coding sequences:
- the panD gene encoding aspartate 1-decarboxylase, which translates to MQEILLKSKIHMATVTDKSVEYMGSIGIDLEIMEKAGIKPNELVLVADVNNGQRFVTYTIPEERGSKKIVINGAAARLVEKGDKVIIMAFGIYSEKEYKGSKVLIMDDGNNILEIKGG; encoded by the coding sequence ATGCAAGAAATTTTATTGAAATCGAAAATTCACATGGCAACTGTTACTGACAAAAGTGTCGAATATATGGGAAGTATTGGCATAGATTTAGAGATTATGGAAAAAGCAGGAATAAAGCCTAATGAACTTGTTTTAGTGGCGGATGTAAATAACGGTCAAAGATTTGTTACGTACACAATTCCTGAAGAAAGAGGAAGTAAAAAAATAGTTATAAATGGTGCGGCTGCTAGATTGGTAGAGAAAGGCGATAAAGTTATTATTATGGCATTTGGAATATATTCTGAAAAAGAATATAAAGGTTCAAAAGTTTTGATAATGGACGATGGTAACAATATATTAGAAATTAAAGGGGGATGA
- a CDS encoding DUF6485 family protein: MVCENYEKNLQNCNCSYPGCPRKGKCCECLAYHRERGELPACYFTDEEEKTWNRSIEYFVKRR; the protein is encoded by the coding sequence ATGGTTTGCGAAAATTATGAAAAAAATCTTCAAAACTGTAATTGTAGTTACCCTGGTTGTCCTAGGAAAGGAAAGTGCTGTGAATGTCTAGCGTACCACAGAGAACGCGGGGAGTTGCCTGCATGTTACTTTACTGATGAAGAGGAAAAAACTTGGAATAGAAGTATTGAATATTTTGTAAAGAGAAGATAA
- a CDS encoding DUF4895 domain-containing protein — protein sequence MVYYGPEKLKKICEIDLPDEEYLIEFLYNYKEKLDVFHKHLILISIYLQNNFTLVVGSNPENKVIYGVTISNPFERTPSLYKIKDYYNEELANFYNTIFESSKIPKVQAGILRFPIQTHFLAVGGDKTLVSKEMFNEEVTGKPWLNFAKKVDNKMYEKIIELSNGHIDFLRSFVTDDGVYFVGLNDGDFRNLYAEFFSFLRNKYKFSPGKFFPISGVKEKVIGMFKIELEDINNAQIFDKINMFIEDFSKFKVFLRDIGGIV from the coding sequence ATGGTATACTATGGACCAGAAAAATTGAAGAAAATTTGTGAAATTGATTTACCTGATGAAGAATACCTAATTGAATTTTTGTATAATTATAAAGAAAAATTAGATGTTTTTCACAAACATCTTATTCTTATTTCAATTTATTTGCAGAATAATTTTACACTTGTTGTAGGAAGTAACCCGGAAAACAAGGTTATTTATGGAGTAACTATTTCTAATCCATTTGAAAGAACACCATCTTTGTATAAAATAAAAGATTACTACAATGAAGAACTTGCAAATTTTTATAATACAATTTTTGAAAGTTCTAAAATTCCAAAAGTACAGGCTGGAATTTTGAGATTTCCAATTCAAACACATTTTTTAGCTGTAGGTGGAGATAAAACGCTAGTTTCAAAGGAAATGTTTAATGAAGAAGTGACTGGAAAGCCTTGGTTGAACTTTGCAAAAAAGGTTGATAACAAGATGTATGAAAAGATCATAGAACTCTCTAATGGTCACATCGATTTTTTAAGATCTTTTGTTACAGACGACGGAGTGTATTTTGTAGGATTAAATGATGGGGATTTTAGAAATCTTTATGCTGAATTTTTCTCATTTTTGAGAAATAAATACAAGTTTTCACCAGGTAAATTCTTTCCAATTTCTGGAGTTAAAGAAAAGGTTATAGGGATGTTTAAAATAGAACTTGAAGATATTAATAACGCTCAAATTTTTGATAAGATAAATATGTTTATTGAGGATTTCTCAAAATTTAAGGTTTTTTTAAGGGATATAGGGGGGATAGTATGA
- a CDS encoding lipoate--protein ligase family protein — MKYFETWDFPGDLNMAIDYVLGRFGYPFLRFYTWKVPTLSLGVNQKIENINFKFIKEIGYECVRRPTGGRAVFHFKELTYSVVIPKGHKFFNLSVLEFYKQISLILVEGLNNLGFPVELSERNLKGNTSACFDSPSWYEITLKGYKVVGSAQMRTKEFVLQHGSIILETNNEIKYCFKNIEPEVAQYGLDLHMKINIFKLKDTLLDAFSKYFEIEKLENFDEIIQLAEQEKERFVCKGNYM; from the coding sequence ATGAAATATTTTGAAACCTGGGATTTTCCTGGCGATTTGAATATGGCAATTGATTATGTGCTTGGTAGGTTTGGATATCCCTTCCTCCGTTTTTACACCTGGAAAGTCCCAACCTTATCTTTAGGTGTAAATCAAAAAATTGAGAATATAAACTTTAAATTTATTAAAGAAATTGGATATGAATGTGTTAGAAGACCAACTGGTGGAAGAGCAGTTTTCCATTTTAAAGAGCTAACATATAGTGTTGTAATTCCAAAAGGTCATAAGTTCTTTAATTTGTCTGTTCTAGAATTCTACAAACAGATTTCCCTGATTTTAGTTGAAGGTTTAAATAATTTGGGCTTTCCAGTAGAATTGAGTGAGAGAAATCTTAAAGGTAATACCTCTGCATGTTTTGATTCCCCTTCATGGTATGAAATTACATTGAAAGGGTATAAAGTTGTTGGAAGTGCTCAAATGAGGACAAAAGAATTTGTTCTTCAGCATGGTTCAATAATTCTTGAAACTAATAATGAAATAAAGTATTGTTTTAAAAATATTGAACCAGAGGTAGCGCAATATGGTTTAGATTTACATATGAAAATCAACATATTTAAATTGAAAGATACCTTATTAGATGCTTTTAGTAAGTATTTTGAAATTGAAAAGTTAGAGAATTTCGATGAAATAATTCAACTTGCAGAACAGGAGAAGGAGAGATTTGTTTGCAAGGGAAATTATATGTGA
- the rsmI gene encoding 16S rRNA (cytidine(1402)-2'-O)-methyltransferase, translating into MQGKLYVIGTPIGNIEDITLRALRIIKEVDLILSEDTRRTLKLLNYYSISKPIDSFNEHSSSKKKERILEKLKKGEKIAYISDAGMPVIADPGTDLIRLCYENNIEVDVIPGPSAVLTALTASGFYGNRFTFLGFMPRDKKRRRLLRKLIKDEQLTNIFIFFENPERLLKTLKDILEIIGDIEIFIAREMTKKFQEYFKGIVSEAIEHFKTGVKGELTIIMKFEKKI; encoded by the coding sequence TTGCAAGGGAAATTATATGTGATAGGGACACCAATTGGAAATATTGAAGATATTACATTAAGAGCATTGAGAATAATCAAAGAAGTAGATCTAATATTATCTGAAGATACACGAAGAACTCTAAAACTTTTAAATTATTATTCTATTTCAAAACCTATAGATTCGTTTAACGAACACAGTTCTTCAAAAAAGAAAGAACGAATACTGGAAAAATTAAAAAAGGGAGAAAAAATAGCTTATATAAGTGATGCAGGAATGCCGGTAATAGCAGATCCTGGAACAGATTTGATAAGACTGTGTTATGAAAACAATATAGAAGTAGATGTGATCCCGGGGCCTAGCGCTGTATTAACCGCTTTGACAGCTAGTGGTTTTTACGGAAATAGATTTACTTTTTTAGGATTTATGCCCAGAGATAAAAAGAGGAGGAGACTTTTAAGGAAGCTGATAAAAGATGAGCAATTAACAAACATATTTATATTTTTTGAAAATCCCGAAAGATTGTTAAAAACGTTAAAAGATATATTAGAAATAATTGGCGATATTGAAATATTCATTGCGCGGGAGATGACGAAAAAATTTCAGGAATATTTTAAAGGTATAGTTAGTGAAGCAATAGAGCATTTTAAAACTGGAGTGAAAGGTGAATTAACGATAATAATGAAATTTGAGAAGAAAATTTAA
- a CDS encoding cold shock domain-containing protein — MKGTVKWFDAKKGYGFITKEDGEDIFVHWSAIQTDGFKTLKEGQEVEFDVQEGQKGPQAANVKPL, encoded by the coding sequence ATGAAAGGTACAGTTAAATGGTTTGATGCAAAGAAAGGTTACGGATTTATTACTAAGGAAGACGGAGAAGACATATTTGTCCACTGGAGTGCAATCCAGACAGATGGTTTCAAAACATTAAAGGAAGGTCAAGAAGTCGAGTTTGACGTTCAAGAAGGCCAAAAGGGTCCTCAAGCGGCAAACGTAAAACCCCTTTAA
- a CDS encoding FmdB family zinc ribbon protein, with the protein MPMYRYICTRCGTEKVELHGINDNPEIICDVCGNGMERAIGRVGIVFKGSGFYITDSKKSTSKKSDNSSNK; encoded by the coding sequence ATGCCTATGTATAGGTACATATGCACTCGTTGTGGAACCGAGAAAGTTGAATTACACGGTATTAATGATAATCCGGAAATAATTTGTGATGTTTGTGGTAATGGAATGGAAAGGGCAATTGGAAGGGTAGGTATTGTATTTAAAGGAAGTGGATTTTACATTACTGATAGCAAAAAATCAACTTCAAAGAAATCCGATAATTCCTCCAATAAATAA
- the priA gene encoding replication restart helicase PriA produces MVYEIALSGFSSNKTFLYSYDTHLEIGERVYVTYNGKKNVGYVVEKKEASGRYKEILNKIDGRSFLPEWYVKVIKEISNIYSSPIGKLLDLSFPNNIEDYFVNKVKAISPLYPIEELSEQDFVKKYGEKKLNELVRNGIVKIEKDLKVRKPRPQREIYVYLDSSLKEISEKRLTKKQEKVINYILSRESATYSELRDIFGISKDTLLQLERKRVIKLYEHPIENNKRKVELTQSQREIVNDIIKKHGKHLLMGVTGSGKTEIYLAVMEYYLKFGRVLYLVPETSLIEQTFSRIKSRFPELNIGIYHSYLTKSKKTDVWLKSVTGEVDILLGTRSAIFVPLKDLNLVIVDEEHDDSYYQDSEPIYDAISILERYPQTVIFGSATPRLEHYYAAKNGEFYFHYLTDRFGTVLPEVEIIDLNTEEKITPHISKKMLDEINFELGKGNSVITFVRRKGFSLLMCQRCGYFVKCPNCDVALTYHKDEGKLKCHICGHTQNVINVCPSCGSVMLLEKGTGTERMEKELMQFFPGRVITRADTEIIKRPNLFNDVIKSLLNGELDILVGTKMITKGLDIPTISLIVVTDIDAIYKLPDYNSEIKAFQLLVQVIGRSGRRTKGKALIQTYNPESEVIRYAIEQDVVTFYDIELNKRKKLNYPPFSDIVQVITFSSDKELGYASTTKLVDEIRKKIDDEIIGPTEYLIPKMRNNYLHHFVIKTKDVKKVNKILNQVLLNYPTKAIIRVNPPSLLTYVR; encoded by the coding sequence ATGGTATATGAAATAGCACTTTCCGGTTTTTCTAGTAATAAAACTTTTTTATACTCATATGACACACATCTTGAAATAGGTGAAAGAGTTTATGTAACTTATAATGGAAAAAAGAATGTGGGGTATGTGGTAGAGAAAAAAGAAGCATCGGGACGTTATAAAGAAATTTTAAATAAAATTGATGGTAGAAGTTTTTTGCCTGAGTGGTATGTAAAAGTAATTAAGGAAATTTCCAATATTTACAGTTCACCAATAGGGAAATTGCTTGATTTATCTTTTCCAAATAATATTGAAGATTATTTTGTAAATAAAGTGAAGGCTATAAGCCCTTTATATCCAATTGAAGAGTTAAGTGAACAAGATTTTGTAAAAAAGTATGGAGAAAAAAAATTGAATGAATTAGTAAGAAATGGAATTGTGAAAATAGAAAAAGATTTAAAAGTTCGAAAGCCTCGACCTCAAAGAGAAATTTATGTTTATTTAGATTCGAGTTTAAAAGAAATTAGTGAAAAGAGATTGACAAAAAAACAGGAAAAAGTTATCAATTATATTCTTTCAAGGGAGAGTGCAACATACAGTGAATTAAGGGATATCTTTGGAATTTCTAAAGATACTCTCTTGCAGCTTGAAAGAAAAAGAGTAATAAAATTGTATGAACATCCTATTGAAAATAATAAAAGAAAAGTAGAATTAACCCAAAGTCAAAGAGAAATAGTAAATGATATTATAAAAAAACATGGAAAACACTTGTTGATGGGAGTTACAGGTAGTGGAAAGACAGAAATTTATTTAGCTGTTATGGAATATTATTTAAAATTTGGTAGAGTTTTATACCTTGTACCTGAAACTTCGTTAATAGAACAAACGTTTTCTAGAATAAAATCAAGATTTCCTGAGCTCAACATAGGTATTTATCATAGTTATTTAACGAAATCAAAGAAAACAGATGTTTGGTTGAAAAGTGTAACGGGAGAAGTAGATATATTATTGGGAACAAGAAGTGCTATTTTTGTTCCTTTGAAAGATTTAAATTTGGTTATTGTAGACGAGGAACATGACGATAGTTATTATCAAGACTCTGAGCCTATATACGATGCCATTAGTATACTTGAAAGATATCCGCAAACCGTTATCTTTGGAAGTGCAACTCCAAGACTAGAACATTATTATGCCGCTAAAAATGGTGAGTTTTATTTTCATTATTTAACCGATAGGTTTGGAACGGTTTTACCAGAAGTTGAGATTATTGATTTAAATACCGAGGAAAAAATAACTCCACATATTTCTAAAAAAATGCTAGATGAAATCAATTTTGAGCTTGGAAAGGGAAATAGTGTCATAACATTTGTAAGAAGAAAAGGTTTTTCTCTTTTGATGTGTCAACGCTGTGGTTACTTTGTGAAGTGCCCAAATTGTGATGTAGCTCTTACATATCACAAAGATGAAGGCAAGTTGAAATGTCATATATGTGGGCATACTCAAAACGTCATAAATGTCTGTCCTTCGTGTGGTTCTGTCATGCTTCTTGAAAAAGGGACGGGAACTGAGAGAATGGAAAAGGAGCTTATGCAATTTTTTCCAGGAAGAGTTATAACGCGAGCGGATACAGAGATAATAAAAAGGCCAAATTTATTTAACGATGTAATTAAATCTCTATTAAATGGGGAACTCGATATACTTGTAGGTACAAAGATGATAACTAAAGGATTGGATATCCCAACCATTTCGTTAATTGTGGTAACTGACATCGATGCAATTTACAAATTGCCTGATTACAATTCTGAAATAAAGGCTTTTCAGCTCCTTGTTCAGGTAATTGGGAGATCTGGAAGAAGAACCAAAGGAAAAGCTTTAATTCAAACGTATAATCCTGAAAGTGAGGTAATACGATATGCAATTGAACAAGATGTTGTCACTTTTTATGATATTGAGCTAAATAAAAGAAAAAAACTGAATTATCCACCATTTTCTGACATAGTTCAGGTTATAACATTTTCATCTGATAAAGAATTGGGTTATGCATCTACAACAAAGTTGGTTGACGAGATTAGAAAAAAGATAGACGATGAAATAATTGGACCTACAGAGTATTTGATCCCCAAAATGAGAAATAATTATTTGCACCATTTTGTGATAAAAACAAAGGATGTAAAAAAAGTCAATAAAATCTTAAATCAAGTTTTGCTAAACTATCCTACTAAAGCTATTATTAGGGTGAATCCACCTTCTTTACTTACTTATGTGAGGTAA
- a CDS encoding Tex family protein, with amino-acid sequence MRIIELISKELNIETWQTKNTIELLLNDNTVPFISRYRKEATGNLNEEQIRKIKEKYEYYQNLEKYKTTVLKAIKEQGKLTKELEAEIKACTKLSELENIYLPFKRRKKTKADIAIENGLEPLAKMLFHKKIDFEIAASNFFNEIFNSVEKVKEGVSHIIGQWFAHDKRIRETLQNYLLNYGVLQSYKKKEFKNIKTKYEIFSDFSQRIKNIPDYRILSINRGEKEGVLKVNIKIDEKYKNKLFKLYLTKWEKNNQIILNGLEYGWKNMLFPSIVTQIRNILKEKADNRAIEIFARNLEQLLLTPPIKKKRILAIDSGYRTGCKIVALNEYGKFLENNTIYPVPPFNDYKKSEKIVLELIKKYDLNLIAIGNGTASRETQQFIVWLIKKHNLKMKYLFVNEAGASVYSASKLAKEEFPELDVTVRGAISIGRRVLDPLAEFVKIEPRSLGVGQYQHDVDQKKLKEKLDSVVEDIVNKVGVNLNTASPKLLEYVSGISPNIAKKIVMYRKKLGKFNERQELLKIKGMGKKSFQQCAGFLRILDGKNPLEMTGIHPENYETTGRLLNLFGFNVEDIKVNNEVKSVLSQIFDDEKKLEDLSKKLNVGIYTLKDLISELLNPGRDPREELPQPLLFDNILSFEDLRIGMELQGTVTNITDFGIFVDIGLKESGFIHKKFVKDTIRLNQIVNVKITSIDNELKRISLEIID; translated from the coding sequence ATGAGAATTATAGAATTAATATCTAAAGAATTGAACATTGAAACTTGGCAAACGAAAAACACCATAGAGCTTTTACTAAATGACAACACTGTTCCTTTTATTAGTAGATACAGAAAAGAAGCAACTGGAAATCTTAATGAAGAACAAATAAGAAAAATTAAGGAAAAATATGAGTATTACCAAAACTTAGAAAAATATAAAACTACAGTTTTAAAAGCTATTAAAGAACAGGGTAAACTAACAAAAGAATTAGAAGCAGAAATAAAAGCATGCACAAAATTATCCGAATTAGAAAATATATATCTTCCTTTTAAAAGAAGAAAAAAGACAAAAGCTGATATCGCAATAGAAAACGGATTGGAACCACTTGCAAAAATGCTATTCCATAAAAAAATAGATTTTGAAATTGCTGCCAGTAATTTTTTCAATGAAATTTTTAACTCTGTTGAGAAAGTAAAAGAAGGAGTTTCTCATATTATTGGGCAATGGTTTGCCCATGATAAAAGAATAAGAGAAACACTCCAAAATTATCTTTTAAATTATGGAGTTTTGCAATCGTATAAGAAAAAAGAATTTAAAAACATTAAAACAAAATACGAAATTTTTTCTGATTTCTCTCAAAGAATAAAGAATATACCAGATTACAGAATACTTTCAATTAATAGAGGGGAAAAAGAGGGCGTTCTAAAAGTAAATATAAAGATTGATGAAAAATATAAAAACAAACTTTTTAAACTTTACTTAACAAAATGGGAAAAAAATAATCAAATCATACTTAACGGTCTAGAATACGGATGGAAAAATATGCTTTTTCCTTCGATTGTTACTCAAATAAGAAACATTCTAAAAGAAAAAGCTGATAATAGAGCAATTGAAATTTTCGCTAGAAATCTTGAACAACTCTTACTTACTCCTCCAATTAAAAAGAAAAGGATATTAGCAATAGATTCGGGATACAGAACAGGTTGCAAAATTGTCGCCCTTAACGAATACGGAAAATTCCTAGAAAATAACACTATTTACCCTGTACCTCCCTTTAATGATTATAAAAAGTCAGAAAAAATTGTCCTTGAATTAATCAAAAAATACGATTTAAACCTCATAGCTATAGGAAACGGCACTGCTTCGAGGGAAACCCAACAATTTATTGTATGGTTAATTAAAAAGCATAACTTAAAAATGAAATATCTTTTTGTAAATGAAGCAGGGGCATCAGTATACTCTGCTTCAAAACTTGCAAAAGAAGAATTTCCGGAACTTGATGTCACAGTTAGAGGAGCAATTAGTATTGGTAGAAGAGTTTTAGATCCACTCGCTGAATTTGTAAAGATAGAACCTAGATCATTAGGTGTGGGCCAATATCAACATGACGTTGACCAAAAAAAACTAAAAGAAAAACTAGATAGTGTTGTAGAAGATATCGTCAATAAAGTAGGAGTTAACTTAAATACGGCTTCTCCAAAACTGCTAGAATATGTCTCTGGAATCTCACCAAATATTGCTAAAAAAATTGTAATGTATAGAAAAAAACTTGGGAAATTCAACGAAAGACAGGAACTACTCAAAATTAAAGGAATGGGGAAAAAAAGTTTTCAGCAATGTGCAGGCTTTTTACGGATACTAGATGGAAAAAATCCTCTTGAAATGACAGGGATTCATCCCGAAAATTATGAAACTACCGGAAGATTGCTAAATTTGTTTGGTTTTAATGTTGAAGATATAAAAGTTAACAATGAAGTTAAATCAGTTCTCTCACAAATTTTTGATGACGAGAAAAAACTTGAAGACCTATCAAAAAAATTAAATGTTGGAATCTATACTTTAAAAGATTTAATTTCCGAATTGTTGAATCCTGGAAGAGACCCCAGAGAAGAATTACCTCAACCATTATTATTTGACAATATTCTTTCATTTGAAGATTTAAGAATCGGAATGGAATTACAGGGGACAGTTACTAACATTACGGATTTTGGTATATTTGTAGATATTGGTCTAAAAGAAAGTGGGTTTATTCACAAAAAATTTGTAAAAGATACTATTCGTTTGAATCAAATTGTAAACGTAAAAATCACAAGCATTGATAATGAACTAAAACGCATAAGTCTTGAAATAATAGACTAG
- a CDS encoding (2Fe-2S)-binding protein: MSKRVVAHPILEEIPDTKELEFEFEGLKLKAINGDTIASALIANGIDIFGYSESGKPKGFFCAIGKCSSCLVIVNGIPNVRACITLVEDGMKIERQKGKGNPTW; this comes from the coding sequence TTGTCGAAAAGGGTCGTTGCTCATCCTATATTAGAAGAAATACCAGATACAAAAGAACTTGAATTTGAATTTGAAGGATTAAAACTAAAAGCTATAAATGGTGATACTATAGCAAGTGCCTTAATTGCAAATGGGATAGATATTTTTGGATATTCCGAGAGCGGAAAACCAAAAGGTTTTTTTTGTGCCATTGGAAAATGTTCTTCTTGCCTTGTGATTGTTAATGGAATTCCGAATGTTCGGGCATGTATAACTCTTGTTGAGGATGGGATGAAGATTGAAAGGCAAAAAGGGAAGGGGAACCCTACATGGTGA
- a CDS encoding FAD-dependent oxidoreductase, producing the protein MVKKTQALVIGAGPAGLCGSIAIAENGVEVLVVDEGLWPGGQLPKQTHKFFGHEVFFASVRGFEIGEKLYQKALNLGVRFKMKTTVSGIYEDSIVLFDRENEKIEEINADYILIATGASEKFISFKKNYLPGVYGAGAVQTLMNQYRVLPGNDFLIVGAGNIGLIVAYQLLQAGANVRAIVEATDKVGGYLVHANKVKRMGIPILLKHTVVEAIGEEKVRGAIIAEVDDNFKPIKGTEKELAVDTICLAVGLQPSVELAAQAGAEIQFVPELGGYVPIRDENMKTTIYTLYIAGDLASIEEASTAMIEGYIAGYNIARKITNNDLSEKIEKMKRELEEFRRGPFSSKVRRGLKKFGIDYPEGGYRVEQQKDNGPKGKLRVKIECPQNIPCNPCETSCPTGAITVGGNINGIPHVDYDKCIGCGICVMKCPGLAIFLIQEKDNHSIIGIPYEFELPENGEKVLLMDKEGKIVGEGKVEKITKNLKGKTHIVYLKVPKGLEEVRHFSRILKEEEEIVCRCEEITRSQVESAIEEGFTDFEELRRYLRIGMGPCGGRVCRLQVLSILALKTGKQISEFDLGRFRPPSIPLPFRAILRGDEENEV; encoded by the coding sequence ATGGTGAAAAAAACACAAGCGTTAGTTATAGGAGCGGGTCCTGCAGGATTATGTGGCTCTATCGCTATTGCAGAAAATGGTGTAGAAGTATTGGTTGTTGATGAAGGGCTTTGGCCCGGTGGGCAACTTCCAAAACAAACTCATAAATTTTTTGGACATGAAGTTTTTTTTGCATCTGTAAGGGGTTTTGAAATTGGGGAAAAATTATATCAGAAAGCTTTAAATTTAGGTGTAAGGTTTAAAATGAAAACTACGGTAAGCGGTATATATGAAGATTCAATCGTTTTGTTCGATAGGGAGAATGAAAAAATTGAAGAAATAAATGCAGATTACATATTAATTGCAACAGGGGCTTCGGAAAAATTTATATCATTTAAAAAAAATTACTTGCCAGGTGTATATGGTGCAGGGGCTGTTCAAACACTTATGAACCAATATAGGGTTTTACCAGGCAATGATTTTTTAATTGTTGGAGCAGGTAACATAGGTCTTATAGTAGCATATCAGTTGTTACAGGCCGGAGCAAATGTGAGAGCAATTGTAGAGGCAACTGATAAAGTGGGTGGCTATCTTGTTCATGCAAATAAAGTTAAGAGAATGGGAATACCTATTCTTCTCAAACATACAGTTGTTGAAGCAATAGGGGAAGAAAAAGTAAGAGGTGCAATAATAGCAGAAGTGGATGATAACTTTAAACCAATAAAAGGTACTGAAAAAGAGTTAGCAGTTGATACAATTTGTTTGGCTGTGGGGTTACAACCAAGTGTTGAACTTGCTGCTCAGGCAGGTGCTGAAATACAATTTGTTCCCGAGTTAGGTGGATATGTTCCAATACGGGATGAAAATATGAAAACAACAATTTATACTTTGTACATTGCAGGTGATCTTGCAAGCATTGAAGAAGCGTCAACTGCAATGATAGAGGGATATATAGCAGGTTACAATATAGCCAGGAAAATTACGAACAATGATTTATCTGAAAAGATTGAAAAAATGAAACGTGAATTGGAAGAGTTTAGAAGAGGGCCGTTTTCTTCAAAAGTAAGAAGAGGGTTAAAGAAATTTGGAATAGACTATCCAGAAGGAGGTTACAGAGTAGAACAGCAGAAAGACAATGGCCCAAAAGGAAAATTGAGGGTTAAAATAGAATGTCCGCAAAACATACCCTGTAATCCATGTGAAACTTCCTGCCCAACTGGTGCTATCACTGTTGGAGGTAATATAAATGGAATACCTCATGTAGATTATGATAAATGTATTGGATGTGGAATTTGCGTTATGAAATGTCCGGGGCTTGCTATTTTTCTGATTCAAGAAAAAGATAATCACTCAATTATTGGTATTCCTTATGAATTTGAACTTCCTGAAAATGGAGAAAAAGTACTATTAATGGATAAAGAAGGAAAAATAGTAGGAGAAGGTAAAGTGGAGAAAATAACAAAGAACTTAAAAGGAAAAACACATATAGTTTACTTAAAAGTTCCTAAGGGTCTTGAGGAGGTAAGACATTTCTCGAGAATTTTAAAAGAAGAGGAAGAAATAGTTTGTAGGTGTGAAGAAATAACGAGAAGCCAGGTGGAAAGTGCAATTGAGGAAGGATTTACTGATTTTGAAGAACTTAGAAGGTATTTAAGAATTGGTATGGGACCATGTGGAGGAAGAGTATGTAGATTGCAAGTCTTATCAATTTTGGCATTAAAAACTGGAAAACAAATTTCTGAATTTGATTTGGGAAGATTCAGACCTCCCAGTATACCTCTTCCATTTAGAGCAATATTAAGAGGAGATGAAGAAAATGAAGTATAA